One Clostridium estertheticum DNA segment encodes these proteins:
- the orr gene encoding ornithine racemase Orr, translated as MKKNYPCVDVDLGKLTHNAKTILDLCDKVHIEVASVTKVFCAQSPITEAILKSGIKGVADSRISNLKKSKDLDCKKLMIRIPMISEAYEIVRYSDTSLNSELATIRALSIAAKDLNKTHNIILMVDIGDLREGVLIQDAASTVSEILKLDNIKLIGLGTNVTCYGGVIPDSENLGILIKLKGDIEKTFHISLPLISGGNSSSLYMVINNTMPKEITQLRIGESILLGRETAYGEVVENCYEDAFILKGEIVEIKNKPTIPTGKIGVDAFGNTPHFEDLGIRKRAIVAVGRQDIRLEGLVPVDSDISVFGASSDHLIIDITDCKKELSVGDIVDFNVDYGCLMAAMTSAYIEKYYNN; from the coding sequence ATGAAAAAAAATTACCCTTGTGTGGACGTAGATTTAGGGAAGTTAACACATAATGCAAAAACAATCTTAGACCTGTGTGATAAAGTGCATATAGAGGTTGCCTCGGTAACTAAAGTGTTCTGTGCTCAAAGTCCTATTACAGAAGCTATACTTAAGTCTGGAATTAAAGGTGTTGCGGATTCTAGAATTTCAAATTTGAAAAAATCTAAAGATTTAGACTGTAAAAAATTGATGATTAGAATTCCAATGATTAGCGAAGCTTATGAAATTGTTAGGTATAGTGATACAAGCTTAAATTCAGAACTTGCTACAATTAGGGCCTTATCAATAGCTGCAAAAGATTTAAATAAAACTCATAATATTATTCTAATGGTAGATATAGGGGATTTAAGAGAAGGTGTGTTAATCCAGGATGCAGCTTCCACTGTGAGTGAAATATTAAAATTAGATAACATTAAATTAATTGGACTGGGCACCAATGTTACTTGCTATGGTGGAGTAATTCCTGATAGTGAAAACTTAGGCATATTAATAAAGTTAAAAGGGGATATAGAAAAAACCTTCCATATAAGTTTACCTTTAATTTCAGGTGGAAATTCTAGCAGCCTTTATATGGTTATTAATAATACTATGCCAAAAGAAATTACTCAGCTTAGAATTGGAGAATCAATACTTCTTGGTAGAGAAACGGCTTACGGAGAAGTCGTGGAAAATTGTTATGAAGATGCTTTTATTTTGAAGGGTGAGATAGTTGAAATAAAGAATAAACCAACAATCCCAACAGGCAAAATAGGAGTGGACGCTTTTGGCAATACTCCTCATTTTGAAGATTTAGGAATAAGAAAAAGAGCTATTGTAGCAGTAGGAAGACAAGATATAAGACTGGAAGGCTTAGTTCCAGTGGACTCTGATATAAGTGTTTTTGGCGCAAGTAGTGATCATCTAATTATAGATATAACTGATTGTAAAAAAGAGTTATCAGTTGGAGATATAGTGGATTTTAATGTAGATTATGGATGCTTAATGGCCGCAATGACTTCTGCATATATTGAAAAATATTACAATAATTAA
- a CDS encoding GlmL-related ornithine degradation protein: protein MKVDYLVAEIGSTTTLVTAFNASYDDKGRVVVNIPFQGKSCTTVLDGDVTIGLKNAVKDIENQIEESLTWDRMLATSSAAGGLRITVHGLMEQMTVKAAREAALGAGGIIKMVTAGKMRKSDLKRIHEINPNMIMIAGGTDYGERETALYNAELISAEKFSIPIVYCGNIENQEEIKDIFEGQEIYLIDNVYPMVDTLNVEPARKIIQEAFEKNIVKAPGMNKIKEMVNGSIMPTPGAVMESSKVLYDIIGDLVVFDIGGATTDVHSVTDGSTVVLDMLVNPEPKAKRTVEGDLGVFINSKNVIDLLDQRDLGEFTKEHITKHIKPIPTEVEDINASCMLTKKALDVAISRHVGFIKRKYDGESGFVAYGKDLSEVKYIIGTGGALTRLPKGEDMLLGIRYLKDEVTMLPKKGAKVLLDKNYIMACAGVLSRENSEVAKALLSQSLGITKDMEINEVSNCLEKGA, encoded by the coding sequence TTGAAGGTAGATTATCTAGTTGCTGAAATAGGTAGCACCACTACTCTAGTTACAGCTTTTAATGCCTCCTATGACGATAAGGGCCGCGTTGTTGTAAATATACCTTTTCAAGGTAAAAGCTGTACTACAGTATTAGATGGTGATGTAACTATAGGCCTCAAAAATGCAGTAAAAGATATAGAAAATCAAATTGAAGAATCACTTACCTGGGATAGGATGCTCGCAACTTCAAGTGCAGCAGGGGGTCTTCGTATAACTGTTCATGGACTAATGGAACAGATGACTGTTAAGGCTGCAAGAGAAGCCGCGCTGGGTGCTGGTGGTATCATAAAAATGGTTACTGCTGGCAAGATGAGAAAAAGTGATTTAAAGAGAATCCATGAAATAAACCCCAACATGATAATGATTGCTGGGGGCACGGATTATGGTGAAAGAGAAACAGCTCTTTATAATGCAGAACTTATAAGCGCTGAAAAATTTAGCATTCCTATTGTATATTGTGGAAACATCGAAAATCAAGAAGAAATAAAAGATATATTTGAGGGACAAGAGATTTATTTGATTGATAACGTTTATCCAATGGTAGATACCTTAAATGTTGAACCAGCAAGAAAAATAATACAAGAGGCTTTTGAAAAGAATATCGTAAAAGCGCCTGGAATGAATAAAATAAAGGAAATGGTAAATGGAAGCATAATGCCAACTCCAGGAGCGGTTATGGAAAGTTCAAAAGTTTTATACGATATCATAGGTGATTTAGTAGTTTTTGATATAGGTGGTGCTACTACAGATGTACATTCTGTTACTGATGGAAGTACTGTAGTTTTGGATATGCTAGTAAATCCTGAACCAAAGGCTAAAAGAACTGTAGAAGGAGATCTTGGGGTTTTCATTAACAGTAAAAATGTAATAGATTTACTTGACCAAAGAGATTTAGGTGAATTTACTAAAGAGCACATAACTAAGCACATAAAACCCATTCCCACAGAAGTAGAAGATATAAATGCAAGTTGCATGCTAACTAAAAAAGCACTTGATGTTGCAATAAGTAGGCATGTGGGATTTATAAAAAGGAAATATGATGGGGAAAGCGGTTTTGTGGCTTATGGTAAGGATTTATCTGAGGTTAAATATATTATAGGAACTGGTGGTGCATTAACAAGACTTCCTAAAGGTGAAGACATGCTCCTAGGAATTAGATACTTAAAGGATGAAGTTACAATGCTACCTAAAAAAGGTGCTAAAGTACTCCTGGACAAAAATTATATTATGGCCTGCGCAGGAGTTTTAAGTAGAGAAAATAGTGAAGTAGCTAAAGCATTATTAAGTCAAAGTTTAGGCATAACAAAAGATATGGAAATTAATGAAGTTAGCAACTGTTTAGAAAAAGGAGCGTAA
- the oraE gene encoding D-ornithine 4,5-aminomutase subunit OraE: MVERLEENVKLNVEEILKDLDKYEPKWRGWHWREENKEGKVGEFTYHEISAPLKKSHGLPAARSFEGIDPQPRPVITTEIASGRFEDDIRRMRMAAWHGADHLMVIRTMGQSHFDGLLEGSPEGIGGVPITRKEVRATRKAIDLIEEEVGRRINFHSYVSGVAGPDVAVMFAEEGVNGAHQDPQYNVLYRNINMYRSFVDAAVAKGVMSWANILQIDGAHNANATAMKGYKVMPELMVQHAINSCFSEMVGMKPENIALSTVPPTSAPAPCMRYDLPYAVALRHFFKKYKMRAQMNTKYVESCEREATVGHTLNLLISELTSVDIQSTITPDEGRNVPWHYNNIHAINTTKQSFLGMDGLMDMIELKKTGYLPEKARELEERAIMFLEEMIEVGGYFKSVDAGFFIDSGEYPERNDDGIARKMNGGDAVDTIVLRDSDYFAPVCGHFGFNNVPSEYKKACDPIDECTLCNHSKIQYIDELDENDNVFKRMEKVKEDGTIIPEVQWAKDGYVKITLFIPENEQISEAAALEMGKRMNLKNVEVLHKQVLQKAEGCLVEIKGICDFTPVKRDELVLPKRRKVLSNQVMKDYVKEHPIKVAAATVGEDEHSVGLREVIDIKHGGVERFGIEALYLGTSCPIEKLVDAAIESKAQAILCSTIISHNDVHIKNMRKLSDLCIEKGVRDKIILISGGTQVTDDIAKANGMDVGFGRGSNGTSVASFIIKRLMGIPDIEEEEEV; encoded by the coding sequence ATGGTTGAAAGGTTAGAAGAAAATGTAAAGCTAAATGTAGAAGAAATATTAAAAGACTTAGATAAGTATGAACCGAAATGGAGAGGCTGGCACTGGAGAGAAGAAAATAAAGAAGGGAAAGTAGGGGAGTTCACATACCATGAAATATCAGCTCCACTAAAGAAAAGTCATGGCCTTCCAGCAGCAAGAAGCTTTGAAGGTATAGATCCACAACCAAGACCTGTTATTACTACAGAAATAGCTTCAGGACGATTTGAAGATGATATAAGAAGAATGAGAATGGCTGCATGGCATGGCGCGGATCATTTAATGGTTATAAGGACAATGGGACAGAGTCACTTTGATGGATTACTAGAAGGAAGCCCAGAAGGTATAGGCGGAGTTCCAATAACTAGAAAGGAAGTTAGAGCAACAAGGAAAGCTATAGATTTAATAGAAGAAGAAGTAGGAAGAAGAATTAATTTCCATTCCTATGTATCTGGTGTAGCAGGTCCTGATGTAGCAGTTATGTTCGCAGAAGAAGGCGTTAATGGAGCTCATCAAGATCCACAATACAATGTACTTTATAGAAATATTAATATGTATAGATCCTTTGTAGATGCAGCAGTTGCTAAAGGTGTAATGTCCTGGGCAAATATCCTTCAAATAGATGGAGCACATAATGCAAATGCAACAGCTATGAAAGGTTATAAGGTAATGCCAGAGCTTATGGTACAACATGCTATAAATTCTTGTTTCTCAGAAATGGTAGGAATGAAGCCAGAAAATATTGCATTATCAACTGTACCACCAACTTCAGCTCCAGCTCCATGTATGAGATATGACTTGCCTTATGCAGTAGCACTTAGACATTTCTTCAAAAAATACAAAATGAGAGCTCAGATGAATACAAAATATGTAGAATCTTGTGAAAGAGAAGCTACTGTTGGTCATACATTAAATTTGTTAATTTCAGAATTAACTTCTGTTGATATCCAAAGTACTATAACTCCTGATGAAGGACGTAATGTTCCTTGGCATTATAATAATATTCATGCTATAAACACTACAAAACAGTCCTTTTTAGGTATGGATGGTCTAATGGACATGATAGAACTTAAGAAGACTGGATATCTACCTGAAAAAGCTAGGGAACTAGAAGAAAGAGCTATAATGTTCCTTGAAGAAATGATAGAAGTAGGTGGATATTTTAAATCAGTTGATGCAGGATTCTTTATAGATTCAGGTGAGTATCCAGAAAGAAATGATGATGGTATTGCAAGAAAGATGAATGGCGGAGATGCTGTTGACACAATAGTTTTAAGAGATAGTGATTATTTTGCACCAGTTTGTGGTCATTTTGGATTTAATAATGTTCCAAGCGAATATAAAAAAGCTTGCGATCCAATAGATGAATGTACTTTATGTAACCATTCAAAGATTCAATATATTGATGAATTAGACGAAAATGATAATGTATTTAAGAGAATGGAAAAAGTTAAAGAAGATGGTACTATCATTCCTGAAGTTCAATGGGCTAAAGATGGATATGTTAAGATTACCCTATTCATACCAGAAAATGAACAGATTAGTGAAGCAGCAGCCCTTGAAATGGGTAAAAGAATGAACCTTAAAAATGTCGAAGTTCTTCATAAACAAGTTCTACAAAAGGCTGAAGGTTGTCTTGTAGAAATTAAAGGTATTTGTGATTTTACTCCTGTAAAACGAGATGAATTAGTACTTCCTAAGAGAAGAAAAGTGCTTTCAAATCAAGTTATGAAGGATTACGTAAAAGAGCACCCAATAAAAGTTGCCGCAGCTACTGTAGGCGAGGATGAACATTCAGTAGGACTTAGAGAAGTTATAGATATAAAACATGGTGGAGTTGAAAGATTTGGTATAGAAGCACTTTATCTTGGAACCTCTTGTCCAATAGAAAAATTAGTAGATGCTGCTATTGAATCAAAAGCTCAAGCAATATTATGTAGTACAATTATTTCCCATAATGATGTGCATATAAAGAACATGAGAAAGCTTAGTGATCTTTGTATAGAAAAGGGAGTAAGAGATAAAATTATACTTATTTCTGGTGGTACACAAGTAACAGATGATATAGCTAAAGCAAACGGTATGGATGTTGGCTTTGGACGTGGATCAAATGGTACATCTGTTGCATCTTTCATAATTAAAAGGTTAATGGGTATTCCTGATATAGAAGAAGAGGAAGAAGTATAA
- a CDS encoding ornithine aminomutase subunit alpha translates to MKREDDYEKRREHLKGLTEEQLYDRFWSLTEQIVKPIVDLAYTHTSPAIERSIVLRMGFSSLQAKPLIDYGTKYNLLGKGIGNVILTYAKLREMDYLKAGEELSKGIGWDIVSEKMKGSDK, encoded by the coding sequence ATGAAAAGAGAAGATGATTACGAAAAAAGAAGGGAACATTTAAAAGGACTTACCGAGGAACAATTATATGACAGATTCTGGAGCTTAACTGAGCAAATTGTAAAACCTATTGTTGATTTAGCTTATACCCATACTTCGCCAGCTATTGAGCGGTCTATAGTTTTAAGAATGGGATTTTCAAGCCTGCAAGCAAAACCATTAATTGATTATGGTACAAAGTACAACTTACTTGGAAAAGGTATTGGAAATGTTATTTTAACTTATGCAAAGCTTCGGGAAATGGATTATCTTAAAGCGGGAGAAGAATTGTCTAAGGGAATAGGCTGGGATATTGTATCAGAAAAAATGAAGGGAAGTGACAAGTAA
- the ortB gene encoding 2-amino-4-oxopentanoate thiolase subunit OrtB yields the protein MNKYEELMERKNEIILKSIGIDYSKYETGKLSFDYEGLMKDVEYCLEEVKEIQNEVGVGNTPLLELKNITKLARKTSKTGHAARIFVKDESCNPSGSFKDRRASISVYDAMKRGYAGVGAATSGNYGAAVASQANIRGLKCIIANECYDSKKIGQPEILEKGRKCEGFGAEVIRLSVGPELFYTYLKILEETKYYNASLYSSYGVAGIETLGYEIAEECREKFGKDPDAVVITHAGGGNVTGTARGLIKAGAVKTKIIGASVDLSGLHMASDIDFNKKSFTTGHTGFGIPFMSNPDRSDVPRSAARPLRYLDRYVTTTQGEVFWMTEILAGLEGLERGPAGNTSLVAAFAIAQEYEDDAIIVVQETEYTGAGKHLIPQLNFAKDNGINVYVGDPKEQVPGKNIVIPSHPSLVTVTDADMDGLKNSYIKNCINKLADDKVEKVDIKFLALEAKLSKEKVVDILKQHNIEIS from the coding sequence GTGAATAAGTATGAAGAGCTTATGGAACGAAAGAATGAAATAATTCTTAAATCTATAGGAATAGATTACAGTAAATATGAAACTGGGAAGCTTTCATTTGATTATGAAGGGTTAATGAAGGATGTTGAATATTGCTTAGAGGAAGTTAAAGAAATTCAAAATGAGGTGGGGGTAGGAAATACTCCATTACTTGAATTGAAGAATATTACTAAACTCGCCAGAAAGACTTCAAAAACTGGACACGCAGCTAGAATATTTGTAAAGGATGAAAGCTGTAATCCTTCTGGAAGCTTTAAAGATAGAAGAGCGTCTATATCTGTATATGATGCAATGAAAAGAGGATATGCCGGCGTAGGCGCCGCTACTTCAGGTAATTATGGTGCAGCAGTTGCGTCCCAAGCCAACATTAGGGGCCTTAAATGTATAATAGCGAACGAATGTTATGATTCAAAAAAAATAGGACAGCCCGAAATATTGGAAAAAGGAAGAAAATGTGAAGGTTTTGGAGCAGAAGTTATTAGACTATCTGTAGGTCCTGAATTATTTTATACCTACTTAAAAATACTTGAAGAAACAAAGTATTATAATGCGTCCTTATATTCCTCCTACGGTGTAGCAGGCATTGAAACGCTTGGATATGAAATAGCAGAGGAGTGTAGAGAAAAATTCGGAAAAGATCCTGATGCAGTTGTTATAACTCATGCTGGTGGTGGAAATGTTACTGGTACTGCAAGAGGACTTATTAAGGCGGGTGCTGTGAAAACAAAAATAATAGGGGCATCAGTTGATCTTTCAGGACTGCATATGGCATCAGACATAGACTTTAATAAGAAATCCTTTACAACAGGCCATACAGGTTTTGGAATCCCATTTATGTCTAATCCAGATAGATCAGATGTACCTAGAAGTGCAGCACGGCCACTAAGGTATTTGGATAGATATGTAACTACTACTCAAGGTGAAGTATTTTGGATGACTGAAATATTAGCGGGGCTTGAAGGACTAGAAAGAGGGCCAGCAGGAAATACCTCCTTGGTAGCTGCTTTTGCAATAGCTCAAGAATACGAGGATGATGCCATAATAGTTGTGCAAGAGACTGAATATACAGGAGCTGGAAAACATTTAATACCTCAACTTAATTTTGCTAAAGATAATGGAATTAATGTTTATGTAGGTGATCCAAAAGAGCAAGTACCTGGTAAAAATATAGTAATCCCATCTCATCCATCTTTAGTAACAGTCACTGATGCGGATATGGATGGTCTAAAAAATTCTTACATAAAAAATTGTATTAATAAATTGGCGGATGATAAGGTGGAAAAAGTAGATATTAAGTTTTTAGCACTAGAAGCAAAACTAAGTAAAGAAAAAGTAGTTGATATACTAAAACAGCACAATATTGAAATAAGTTAA
- the ortA gene encoding 2-amino-4-oxopentanoate thiolase subunit OrtA — MIKKGTWVEVEETVLTPADRATNIPDETKKTPLKSWTRGKCLSDCELGYEVQVETNIGRIAQGTIVEIEPGYYHTYGKYVKEISNIGKQAREIISK; from the coding sequence ATGATAAAAAAAGGCACCTGGGTTGAAGTAGAAGAAACGGTTTTAACACCAGCCGATAGAGCTACAAATATACCAGATGAGACAAAGAAAACTCCGCTTAAAAGCTGGACACGCGGAAAGTGCCTTAGTGATTGTGAACTCGGATATGAGGTGCAAGTTGAAACTAATATAGGTAGAATTGCTCAAGGCACAATTGTGGAAATAGAGCCAGGCTATTATCATACCTATGGTAAATATGTTAAAGAAATAAGTAATATAGGAAAGCAAGCTAGGGAAATAATATCAAAATAA
- a CDS encoding sigma-54 interaction domain-containing protein — protein sequence MHSEIPNAEKILACLLENLEEGIQVVDSDGKTIYYNSVMGKVEGIEPSEVLGKKVSEYLEDVKEDDSTLMNVLKTGEKIVGLIQHYSNGYKKKVTTINTTVPVTVDNKVIAVIEISKDMTQLKELTESICKLQNLDKKLNRHYTFKDIYGNNPTMKIAIEKAKKASVSSSSVLIYAETGSGKEVFSQSIHYDGLRKDKPFIPINCAAIPALLLEGMLFGTEKGGFTGAENKKGLFEEANHGTILLDEVNSLEPYLQSKLLRVLQEGYIRPIGGTKNIDIDVRIIATLNEEPEKLIESGKLRKDFYYRLCVLRINIPPLRERKDDIPIFVDKLIEKYNKILCKNIRGIDDVMMKKLQEYHWEGNVRELTNVIEAAINMADYNSILTENYFDFRIAYENCNNDSDITANNEGCFNLENYMSDIEKKIIERMLKKNDFNVSRTARELSISRQNLQYKIKIHKLVEE from the coding sequence ATGCATAGTGAAATTCCAAACGCAGAAAAGATATTAGCATGTCTATTAGAAAATTTAGAAGAAGGAATTCAAGTAGTAGATAGTGATGGCAAGACTATATATTATAATAGTGTAATGGGAAAAGTAGAAGGTATAGAGCCTAGTGAAGTCTTAGGAAAAAAGGTTAGCGAGTATCTAGAGGATGTAAAAGAAGATGATTCTACCCTTATGAATGTATTAAAGACTGGTGAAAAAATTGTGGGCTTAATACAACATTATAGTAATGGATATAAGAAAAAAGTCACCACTATAAATACTACAGTTCCAGTAACCGTAGATAATAAAGTTATAGCAGTGATTGAAATATCTAAAGATATGACTCAGCTAAAAGAGCTAACTGAAAGCATTTGTAAATTGCAAAATCTAGATAAAAAGCTAAATAGACATTACACCTTTAAAGATATATATGGTAATAATCCTACTATGAAAATTGCTATTGAAAAAGCTAAAAAAGCTAGTGTGTCTAGTTCCTCTGTATTAATATATGCAGAAACTGGCTCAGGAAAAGAAGTGTTTTCTCAAAGCATTCATTATGATGGGCTAAGAAAAGATAAGCCTTTCATACCTATAAATTGTGCCGCTATTCCTGCCCTATTGCTAGAAGGAATGCTTTTTGGCACAGAAAAGGGTGGGTTTACGGGAGCTGAGAATAAAAAAGGATTATTTGAAGAAGCAAATCATGGAACCATTTTATTAGATGAAGTTAATTCACTAGAACCATATCTTCAATCTAAACTTTTAAGGGTACTTCAAGAGGGGTACATAAGACCTATTGGAGGTACTAAAAATATAGACATTGATGTAAGGATAATAGCTACATTAAATGAAGAACCAGAGAAACTTATTGAAAGTGGAAAATTAAGAAAAGATTTTTATTATAGGTTGTGTGTACTGAGAATAAATATACCACCACTAAGAGAGAGAAAAGATGATATTCCTATATTTGTGGACAAGTTAATTGAAAAATATAATAAGATTCTATGTAAAAATATAAGAGGTATTGATGATGTAATGATGAAAAAACTTCAAGAATATCATTGGGAAGGAAACGTTCGCGAGCTAACAAATGTTATTGAAGCTGCAATAAATATGGCAGACTATAATTCCATTTTAACAGAAAACTATTTTGATTTTAGAATAGCCTATGAAAATTGTAATAATGATTCCGACATTACAGCAAATAATGAGGGATGCTTTAATTTGGAAAACTATATGAGTGATATTGAAAAGAAAATAATAGAAAGAATGTTAAAAAAGAATGATTTTAATGTTAGTAGAACCGCTAGAGAACTTAGTATTTCAAGACAAAATCTTCAATACAAAATAAAGATACATAAATTAGTAGAGGAATAG
- the arcC gene encoding carbamate kinase: MARIVIALGGNALQANPKDTTAEAQLVTARQTSGAIVDLIEEGHEVIVAHGNGPQVGQLVATYEAAASINENSPIMPFPECGAMSQGYIGYHLQQSIRAEMRKRGIHKEVATVVTQVIVDINDPGFKNPTKPVGSFFTEQQAKKLMTEKGYIMKEDSNRGWRRVVASPLPKDIVEEPIIKTLVEAGHVVITVGGGGIPVVDTGNGNLVGVPAVIDKDFASGKIAELLNADVLVVLTAVEQVAINFGRPNQKNLSRVTVEEAKSFIEQGHFAPGSMLPKIRAALCFVEAKEGRKAIITSLEKAREAIREAAGTVIVN, translated from the coding sequence ATGGCAAGAATAGTAATCGCACTTGGAGGTAATGCCCTGCAAGCAAATCCAAAGGATACTACAGCGGAAGCACAGCTCGTAACTGCAAGACAAACTTCAGGGGCTATTGTAGATTTAATTGAAGAGGGACATGAGGTGATTGTTGCCCATGGAAATGGCCCACAAGTAGGACAACTTGTGGCTACTTATGAAGCAGCAGCTTCTATAAATGAAAATAGCCCAATAATGCCTTTCCCTGAATGTGGTGCCATGAGTCAAGGGTATATAGGATATCATCTGCAACAAAGCATTAGGGCGGAGATGAGAAAAAGAGGGATACATAAGGAAGTTGCAACTGTAGTTACTCAAGTAATAGTAGACATAAATGATCCAGGATTTAAGAATCCAACTAAACCAGTAGGTTCTTTCTTTACAGAGCAGCAGGCTAAGAAATTAATGACTGAAAAAGGATATATAATGAAGGAAGATTCAAATAGAGGTTGGAGAAGAGTGGTGGCGTCTCCTCTTCCAAAGGATATAGTTGAAGAACCTATTATTAAAACATTAGTTGAAGCTGGACATGTTGTTATAACTGTTGGTGGGGGAGGCATACCTGTAGTTGACACAGGAAATGGAAATCTTGTAGGAGTTCCAGCAGTAATAGATAAAGATTTTGCTTCAGGTAAAATAGCAGAATTATTAAATGCAGATGTATTAGTTGTACTTACAGCAGTTGAACAGGTTGCTATTAATTTCGGCAGGCCAAATCAAAAGAATCTTTCAAGAGTAACTGTAGAAGAAGCAAAAAGCTTTATTGAACAAGGTCATTTTGCCCCTGGTTCCATGCTTCCAAAAATAAGAGCGGCTCTTTGTTTCGTTGAAGCAAAAGAAGGTAGAAAAGCAATTATAACATCCCTTGAGAAGGCCAGGGAAGCAATAAGGGAAGCGGCGGGAACAGTTATAGTAAACTAA
- the argF gene encoding ornithine carbamoyltransferase: MMFNLRNRNFLTLMDFTPKEINYFLDLARDLKRAKYAGTERQTLKGKNIALIFEKSSTRTRCAFEVGALDQGAHVTYLGPTGTQIGKKESVADTARVLGRMYDGIEYRGYGQEVVEELAKCAGVPVWNGLTTEDHPTQILADFLTVQEHFPKPLNEIKFVYAGDGRNNMANALMIGAAKMGMDFRIVAPKSLFPDTALVQKCNETAKETGAKITITDNVEAGVKNADVLYTDVWVSMGEADEVWAERIKILRPYQINMEMIKLTGNKNVKFMHCLPAFHDLKTIVGKDVFEKYGLEGLEVTDEVFESEHSIVFDEAENRMHTIKAVMVATLGD, from the coding sequence ATTATGTTTAACTTAAGGAACAGAAACTTTTTAACTTTGATGGACTTTACTCCAAAGGAAATAAATTACTTTTTAGATTTAGCTAGAGATTTAAAACGAGCTAAGTATGCAGGGACAGAGCGGCAGACATTAAAAGGTAAGAACATTGCATTAATATTTGAAAAGAGTTCCACAAGAACAAGATGTGCTTTTGAGGTGGGTGCGCTAGACCAAGGAGCACATGTAACTTACCTTGGACCTACAGGAACTCAAATTGGAAAAAAGGAATCCGTAGCAGATACAGCAAGAGTTCTTGGAAGAATGTATGATGGTATAGAATACAGAGGATATGGCCAAGAAGTGGTTGAAGAATTAGCAAAATGTGCAGGAGTGCCTGTATGGAATGGATTAACTACGGAAGATCACCCAACACAAATTCTTGCAGACTTTTTAACCGTGCAAGAACATTTTCCAAAACCACTAAATGAAATTAAATTTGTTTATGCTGGAGATGGAAGAAACAACATGGCAAATGCATTGATGATAGGTGCTGCTAAGATGGGTATGGACTTTAGAATTGTAGCACCAAAAAGCTTATTTCCTGATACAGCATTAGTCCAAAAATGTAATGAAACCGCTAAAGAAACAGGAGCAAAAATTACTATTACAGATAATGTAGAAGCAGGGGTGAAAAATGCAGATGTACTATATACAGATGTATGGGTATCAATGGGAGAGGCAGATGAAGTTTGGGCAGAAAGAATCAAAATTTTAAGACCATATCAAATAAATATGGAAATGATTAAATTAACAGGAAATAAAAATGTTAAATTCATGCATTGTTTACCAGCATTCCATGATTTAAAGACAATTGTAGGTAAAGATGTATTTGAAAAATATGGTCTTGAAGGTTTAGAAGTTACAGATGAAGTATTTGAAAGTGAACATTCTATAGTATTTGATGAAGCAGAAAACAGAATGCATACAATTAAAGCAGTTATGGTTGCTACGCTTGGAGACTAG